In Vibrio syngnathi, the following proteins share a genomic window:
- a CDS encoding PTS sugar transporter subunit IIA, with protein MNEYQITFFVDDPAANSHVAQPLTRLAKKFKSNIRIINITQNRTADLSKSVAMLQVGLLRGDLCQITAVGIDAELACFVIKDVIAEHYDMVGSQVNHEFSNDLIQRMPQICPPCDIKWHHAKAQTQLTKFECLKGLAHLVYPEDPDELILAFIKREERSSTCVSPGIALPHVMFESTQDLSIAVIVSDNPIDWASQIGQVHVAIALVLPTKPKREHIVAATNLTRNLLHDQVNERLQKTRSSVDLQALLMYISSRLL; from the coding sequence ATGAACGAATACCAGATCACCTTCTTCGTTGACGATCCTGCCGCGAACTCACACGTCGCGCAGCCGTTGACTCGTTTAGCGAAGAAGTTCAAAAGCAACATCCGCATTATCAACATCACTCAAAATCGAACCGCTGATCTCTCCAAATCTGTCGCGATGTTACAAGTGGGTTTACTCCGGGGGGATTTGTGTCAGATAACCGCGGTAGGGATTGATGCTGAACTCGCATGCTTTGTAATAAAAGACGTGATTGCTGAGCATTACGACATGGTTGGTTCGCAAGTAAACCATGAGTTCTCTAACGATTTAATCCAGCGTATGCCGCAGATATGCCCGCCTTGTGACATCAAGTGGCACCACGCTAAGGCGCAAACTCAACTGACAAAATTTGAGTGCTTGAAAGGGCTCGCTCACCTCGTTTATCCAGAAGATCCAGATGAGCTGATTTTGGCTTTCATTAAGCGAGAAGAACGCTCTTCAACCTGCGTGTCACCGGGGATCGCACTGCCCCATGTGATGTTTGAATCGACTCAAGATCTCTCGATCGCGGTCATCGTCAGTGACAACCCGATTGACTGGGCATCTCAAATTGGCCAAGTACACGTTGCCATCGCTTTAGTACTGCCAACCAAGCCGAAACGTGAACACATTGTGGCGGCTACCAACCTAACTAGAAACCTACTTCACGATCAGGTCAACGAGCGTTTGCAAAAGACTCGAAGCAGTGTCGATTTACAAGCCTTGTTGATGTATATCTCATCTCGCCTGCTTTAG
- a CDS encoding helix-turn-helix transcriptional regulator translates to MIFHDLISSVLNEREPFHNIWFAGDFHTPSACSYQVNFPRLELVLDGEYINEMESHDRKITNVIAKAGDAIFIPPNCWNKPNWDTDCSVLSMLFGRRQLGLSLVSKRKGEESFYDIQKHSIQTRSGFAIDNILEALSSLAREGNKQPMDELLLQALLQYSKTMLEAPVEKSHSRVQDVYQGICIYIQENFHRQITRDSIASRFSISSNHLSRMFRQQGHMTLAEYITRVRVDRAKFMLKKYNFKLNEVAVRCGFKDVNYFCRVFKKSTGRTPTEYRGSI, encoded by the coding sequence CTTAATCTCGTCGGTGTTAAATGAGCGAGAACCGTTTCACAACATCTGGTTTGCTGGAGATTTTCACACGCCTTCCGCATGCAGTTATCAGGTGAACTTTCCACGTTTAGAGTTGGTGCTAGACGGAGAGTATATTAATGAAATGGAGAGTCATGATCGCAAAATAACCAACGTTATCGCCAAAGCCGGAGACGCGATTTTCATCCCACCCAACTGCTGGAACAAGCCAAACTGGGATACAGACTGCTCGGTGTTGAGCATGTTGTTTGGTCGTCGTCAGCTTGGTTTAAGCTTGGTGAGCAAGCGCAAAGGCGAGGAGAGCTTTTACGATATTCAAAAGCACAGTATTCAGACTCGCTCTGGTTTTGCGATTGATAATATTTTGGAGGCGCTTAGCTCGTTAGCGAGAGAGGGTAACAAGCAGCCGATGGACGAGTTATTGCTGCAAGCTCTACTGCAATACAGTAAAACCATGCTGGAAGCGCCCGTAGAAAAATCTCATAGCCGAGTACAGGATGTGTATCAAGGGATTTGTATCTACATTCAAGAGAACTTCCACCGCCAGATCACCCGAGACAGCATTGCCTCGCGCTTTAGCATTTCATCCAATCACTTGTCGCGAATGTTCCGTCAACAAGGCCACATGACGCTAGCAGAGTACATTACCCGAGTTCGCGTCGACCGTGCCAAATTCATGCTCAAGAAGTACAACTTCAAGCTCAATGAAGTGGCTGTACGTTGTGGTTTTAAGGATGTGAACTACTTCTGTCGAGTATTTAAGAAGAGCACCGGAAGAACGCCGACTGAATATCGAGGCTCTATCTAA
- a CDS encoding fructose-specific PTS transporter subunit EIIC yields the protein MDITNIIEPEIICLDLKADSKQAVFEELVELLDRAGKLSNKSEFLDDIWKREAIGNTGFDDGIAIPHAKSKAVAKPAVAVGISRTGIDYGADGGELSDVFFMLASPDNSDDHHIEVLAQISTRLIEDGFVTKLKAVESVEEAQELFLEANSESFDSYASSHHEVYVEPLSPWAQSLNRLKEHLLYGTSHMIPFVVAGGVLLSLSVMVSGHGAVPESGVLADIAQMGIAGLTLFTAVLGGYIAYSMADKPGLAPGMIGSWLAVNQYSTGFLGAIVVGFFAGFVVNLLKKIKLPDSMISLSSIFIYPLVGTFVTCGAVMWVIGSPIAYVMLEMNQMLTGMAGSGKVVLGSILGAMTAFDMGGPINKVATLFAQTQVNTQPWLMGGVGIAICTPPLGMALATFLSPKKFKRDEREAGKAAGIMGMIGISEGAIPFAAADPARVLPAVVAGGIVGNVVGFMFHVINHAPWGGWIVLPVVDGKIGYIVGTLAGALTTALIVILLKKNVVEGEASSNQFAGGSVTEEGQADVLAITSCPSGVAHTFLAAKSLEKAAHHLGVRIKVETQGANGIGNRITQKDIERARLVIFAHDVAIKEIERFANVKTLDVSTKEAMLNAQALIMRKV from the coding sequence ATGGACATCACTAACATAATAGAGCCGGAGATTATCTGTCTGGATTTAAAGGCAGACTCTAAACAGGCGGTATTTGAAGAGCTTGTCGAACTGCTTGACCGCGCAGGCAAGCTCTCCAATAAAAGTGAGTTCCTTGATGATATCTGGAAGCGTGAGGCCATCGGCAATACGGGCTTTGATGATGGTATTGCGATTCCACACGCGAAAAGTAAAGCCGTAGCTAAACCTGCTGTGGCGGTAGGTATTAGTCGAACGGGTATTGATTATGGCGCAGACGGCGGCGAACTGTCGGATGTGTTTTTTATGCTCGCGTCGCCAGATAATAGCGATGATCATCATATTGAGGTTCTGGCCCAGATCTCAACTCGATTGATCGAAGATGGTTTTGTTACAAAATTAAAGGCGGTGGAGTCTGTCGAGGAAGCTCAAGAGCTGTTTCTCGAAGCCAATTCTGAATCGTTTGATAGTTATGCCTCAAGCCATCATGAAGTGTATGTCGAGCCACTCAGCCCTTGGGCACAATCTCTTAACCGCCTCAAAGAACACTTGTTATACGGTACCTCACACATGATCCCTTTCGTGGTTGCAGGTGGTGTGCTTTTGTCTTTGTCGGTAATGGTGTCTGGTCATGGCGCTGTGCCTGAGAGCGGTGTTCTGGCTGACATAGCACAAATGGGTATCGCGGGGCTAACCCTGTTTACCGCGGTGCTCGGTGGTTACATTGCATATTCAATGGCCGACAAACCGGGTTTAGCGCCGGGCATGATTGGTTCTTGGCTCGCAGTGAATCAGTACAGTACTGGCTTCCTTGGTGCAATTGTGGTCGGATTCTTCGCTGGCTTTGTGGTGAATCTACTTAAGAAGATCAAACTCCCTGACAGTATGATCTCGCTGAGTTCGATCTTCATCTATCCATTAGTCGGCACCTTTGTAACCTGCGGGGCGGTGATGTGGGTGATAGGCTCTCCTATCGCGTATGTGATGCTTGAGATGAACCAAATGCTGACTGGTATGGCGGGCTCAGGGAAAGTGGTGCTAGGCAGTATTTTAGGGGCGATGACGGCCTTTGATATGGGCGGCCCAATCAATAAAGTGGCGACGCTGTTTGCTCAAACGCAGGTGAACACTCAACCATGGTTGATGGGCGGTGTCGGTATTGCCATTTGTACGCCACCATTAGGTATGGCACTGGCGACTTTCCTATCGCCGAAGAAGTTTAAACGAGATGAACGCGAAGCGGGTAAAGCTGCGGGAATCATGGGCATGATCGGCATCAGTGAAGGTGCGATCCCATTTGCAGCGGCTGACCCTGCACGTGTTCTGCCCGCGGTTGTTGCTGGTGGCATTGTTGGTAATGTGGTTGGCTTTATGTTCCATGTCATCAACCATGCACCATGGGGCGGCTGGATAGTGTTGCCGGTGGTTGATGGCAAAATTGGCTATATCGTCGGGACATTAGCAGGAGCACTGACGACGGCTCTGATCGTGATACTACTGAAAAAGAACGTGGTCGAAGGTGAAGCAAGTTCTAATCAGTTTGCGGGTGGTTCGGTGACAGAAGAAGGACAAGCGGATGTATTGGCGATCACTTCTTGTCCATCTGGTGTTGCTCATACGTTTCTTGCGGCTAAGTCTTTGGAAAAGGCGGCTCATCATCTTGGGGTTCGGATTAAAGTCGAAACGCAGGGGGCCAACGGAATTGGCAATCGCATTACACAGAAAGACATTGAGCGGGCGAGGTTGGTGATTTTTGCTCATGATGTGGCGATTAAAGAGATCGAACGCTTTGCGAACGTGAAAACCTTAGACGTTAGCACCAAAGAGGCGATGCTCAATGCTCAGGCGTTGATCATGAGAAAGGTGTAA
- a CDS encoding PTS fructose transporter subunit IIB, which produces MRIVAVTACPTGIAHTYMAADALNKTAPKFNVSIKVETQGAMGIENLLTGQDITLADKVLIISDIDIEQPSRFDPAKTVFIPMEEVLLSVDKVFIKHCRT; this is translated from the coding sequence ATGAGAATTGTAGCGGTAACTGCGTGCCCTACAGGCATTGCGCACACCTATATGGCAGCTGATGCTCTAAATAAAACAGCTCCTAAGTTCAACGTTTCGATCAAGGTTGAGACACAAGGCGCTATGGGTATTGAAAACTTACTAACAGGCCAGGATATTACCCTCGCAGACAAAGTGTTGATCATCTCTGATATCGACATCGAACAACCAAGCCGATTTGACCCAGCAAAAACCGTATTCATTCCTATGGAAGAGGTGTTATTGAGTGTCGATAAAGTCTTTATTAAGCATTGTCGAACTTAA